The Dermochelys coriacea isolate rDerCor1 chromosome 7, rDerCor1.pri.v4, whole genome shotgun sequence sequence GGCCCCTCCGCCGGAGGAGGGGGGGGCGGCCGCGCCCTTCCTCTCCTTCTGGCGCAGGTGGATCTTGGTGTGGCGCTTCCTCTCGTCGCTGCGGGCGAACTTCCGGCCGCAGAAGTCGCAGGCGAAGGGCTTCTCGCCGGTGTGCGTGCGGATGTGGGTGGTGAGGTGGTCGCTGCGGCTGAAGTTGCGCATGCAGATGCGGCACTGGAAGGGCTTGTGGCCGGTGTGGATGCGGATGTGCCGCGTCAGCTCGTCGGAGCGGGAGAAGCGGCGGTCGCAGCCCTCGGCCGGGCACGGGTAGGGCCGCTCGTGCACCGGCGTCTTGCTGGGCCGGTTCGGGTACTTGCGGGGCCGCAGGATGGGCCGCAGGGGCAGGTTGTGCGGGCTGTAGGCGCTGGCGGGCGGCCGGCCGCCTTCCCCGCCGCCCGCCGCCCCGGCCCCCGGCCCGCCCAGGGTGAAGTTGCGGATGGTGGAGAGCGGCGTGAGCGGCGGCGGGACCCTGAGGGAGTCCAGGGGGCACGGGAAGGGCTTGCGCTCGGGCGCGGCGTGCAGCTCCCGCTGGCACTGGGCGGGCGGGAAGAAGCCCGGGTAATCCGGGATCATGGAGAAGATCCCGCCGTCCGCGGCCGCTTTGGGGGAAGGGTAGGACGGGGGCGGGTGGTAGGGCAGGGAGCCCCCGGCCGAGGCGGGCAGGAAAGCGGAGGCGGGGTCCTGCTGGTAGAGCTCCCCGCAGCCCGAGtaggggggcggaggggagtaCAGGTGCTCCAGGTCCCCGGGCTGGTTCTGAGCCATGCTGCAGCTCAGGGCGCTGCTGGCCAGCGGGTTGGGGGAGGCGCAAGATGCCGTGGAGGAAGAAGGGGCCGATGAAGAGGGGGTGCTGACCCCCTGCAAGATCCCAGCGCTCACGATGTTAATGATCCCCTCCGGATAGCAGCCGGCTCCTGGGTACTGAGGATCGATGGAAAATTTGCCCATGTAGGTAAAAGTCTGATTGCGGGAAGCAGAAACTGCTGGGGCAAAGCTGCTGGCATAAGGCAGATCCAGGGACCTCTTGTCACTCATGTCAACATTGATCATTCCATCTGGGAATTAAAGAAAGGCGATCGGTCAGTGCACGGCCACCCTCCACTCCCAAGGACACCTGGCTGCTTTCAGGACTATGGCTTCACCGAGTTCTTCGCCCTACTAAGAAGCATGTTATCAACATGGCCAAATACTGTCTTGTAGTTCACTTCCCAGTGTCCACCTGCCTATATGGGGCgggggttctctctctctctctctctctctctctctctctctctggacgcTTTAATTTACAAGTGACATATATTGCACTGATTTCAAGGCTCGCGAGTCCCAACTTTATTCTTAGTTTAATGCATGCACAAAATGAATATAGGATGCCTTGGAGCGGCGTGCCCATAACTAGCCTAACCACATTGCAGCGGACAACTTGCTGTAGTCCCTTTACACTGTAATCTCTCAGCATTCAGACGTTCATCAAATTAGAAACAAGCACTCAGATTTATGTATACATTAACACAGGTAGCCACCGTCCTAATCAGAAAATTCTTTTctagttttctttctctttagcTGAAATGTGATCAGCAACGTACAATCGGACCGCAAGTCAGACAAGTAAACACCCTGCACATGCACAGCTTAAAAAGTGATGCTTACCTCCTGTCACACTGTTCATCTGGTCATACGGTCCTCCTAAGTCAGCATTGGGGAAAATTGTGACCGAAGTTGGCAATGTGGTAGCGATGTCATCCACAGGATAAATGTTTTCAGATAGCTGATGCACAAAACCACTGAGAGTTACTGGAATTTTGTCTACGGTCTTGGCAGTCATCATTTGGTCAACAAACAAACTTGAAAACAACTTTCACTGCTTGTAGTGTTAATACTGTATAGGGTGAGGGTTATTTGTTTCTtccactctaaaaaaaaaaaatccagtaagtTTATACTTAAACTCTGTCACTGCCTCTGTGTTGCTCTGTGAAAGCTCAGTAGTTGCTGTAGTGTTATTGTAACAGTCAGTGTCCCTTGCAGAGCTGTTAATCACTTGCAGCTCTCAGTAGATGGAAAGTGTTGCAGTAAGTATTTATGGGGAGGCCCTGAATGCCCAGGACGTCACTGCCCATATAAGGACTGAGGAACAGGGACGGGCGAGCCGGGCGGAATCATCACATGGAAGATTAGCCTGCGGTCCCTCTGTAGTCGCATCCGcgcctgctgcagctgctcctctcACAGGCAGGCTGGTGCTTGGCCGCGGATTTTCGGCAACGGACCGTAACTTTTTATAAAGATAGTAATAGATCCAGTGCACGCAAATTGGGAAAGCCTGTGGGAGGCGCTTGTCTCGCTTGCAGAGCACGAAGCACCGAACGAGGGATATTCCGGTTTCTCAGGCTCTTGCCTAAAAAGGCGAGGATCCGGTCCCTGAGGGTTCCGCCTCTCCATGCCTTTTTAGGAGTCGTTCCGGAAAATTAAACTTCGGAAAGAAAACGAGCGGAGCCGAGACAGTACAGTCAAACCCCTACTCACTTTCTTAGCAGCTTTTAACCGCAAGCGACGAATCAGAAAATAGCTACATTCACGGAATCTGACTTCTTTTTTCTGAATTGCTGGTGGAAAGACACTGATAAGAGTGAATGTGGTGTTGCTTTTTTGGAAAGTGTATGATCTATTTATACTGTAGCGAAAACGGAactttttcttgttgttgttgtggcTGCCACTGAAGGAGAGTAACAGAATAACAACAAGGCTGAGCTTAATGTAGTTTTGTCCCAGCAGAAAGAGCGGAGGCTTCTTAACCAAACCGTGCAATTATAGGTTCCCTGTATTTCCAATTAAGCTGGCTCCTGTCCTAGATGGGAGTGTTCAGTTTCTTTAGGAGATGGACCATAACCACTCCAACTCTGGGTCGTTTTCCGGAATATCTCCTCCAAACGTCCTCTGAAGTAATAGGTTTCTCTTAGATGTAACTAGTTGAGAAGCCTTCGCACTGTTCTAAACCTGTATACTTCTCTGGTAACTGCAGTTGCGAAACACATGCTACATAAAACACTTTTCTTGCACCTCTTGATGGAAAACCTAGTTTCTATCATATTTTTAGAAATTAGTTATTgtattgaattattttttaaataaaactgccgATGGGGATAACTTTTTCCTTAATGATACATAATCAGTGCTCATTTTACAGGGTTACTTCGACCAATGCAGTTTATTTTCATTAGATATTGATGATCAAGTTCTGTACTGCCTTACACAGCCCATTAATACCCATGCAGGATGCAAAGTATCACAGATTTGGGCCTACGGTTGGGATAGGGACCTGATAATGGCTGCTTCCTTAATCTAAACATAACTTGATACCTGCAAATTTGAAAGTAGAACATTCATCTGCAGAGGATTATTGTAGCACTCTTACTCCTAGAGAAAAATATAACTAGTAGAGACAAAAGAAAGGGACTTTTATGGTCCTGAAATGTATGtttccaattattttattttgccaaaTAGTTTAGTACCTTCTATCTCCCCAACTTATTCTGAAGAGAAAAGGTTTCTTTCCAATTATGGCATCTCAGAACACAGTTTAAAGGACGAGCTGGGTTtttattgaagaagaagaaaaaaaacagaagagaacaAGTtagatatttcagttttcagcgtGTGGTAACTAGCGTGTAAAACTTGCAACCGCACTGCTGACATTCTCCACTGGAAAGATCTCCTATCCGTAAAACTTCCTGTTCAAGCGCCACGCTGTGGAAAAGGTGTCAACTGCAGGTTAAAGACACTATCACCCGCCTTGATTGCACTATGGAAAGCAAAGCACACCACAAAACCACTTTCTGATAACGTGCATGCACATAGGGCTCCCCAGTTTTCCGGAGATATTTTGTATTAGTTCTTTGCTTAGCTCGATGACTCCTTCTTAGATATTAAATAATTATCCACACAATAGGGCTTTATTTGGTCCCTAGGTAAACGTTTATATAGAGTTATTGAATTGTGGAGTTCATTTTCAAAGGCAGAGTGGGAATTCAGGcagccaactcccattgactttcagtcgGAGTTGAGCATCTGAAAA is a genomic window containing:
- the EGR2 gene encoding E3 SUMO-protein ligase EGR2; amino-acid sequence: MMTAKTVDKIPVTLSGFVHQLSENIYPVDDIATTLPTSVTIFPNADLGGPYDQMNSVTGDGMINVDMSDKRSLDLPYASSFAPAVSASRNQTFTYMGKFSIDPQYPGAGCYPEGIINIVSAGILQGVSTPSSSAPSSSTASCASPNPLASSALSCSMAQNQPGDLEHLYSPPPPYSGCGELYQQDPASAFLPASAGGSLPYHPPPSYPSPKAAADGGIFSMIPDYPGFFPPAQCQRELHAAPERKPFPCPLDSLRVPPPLTPLSTIRNFTLGGPGAGAAGGGEGGRPPASAYSPHNLPLRPILRPRKYPNRPSKTPVHERPYPCPAEGCDRRFSRSDELTRHIRIHTGHKPFQCRICMRNFSRSDHLTTHIRTHTGEKPFACDFCGRKFARSDERKRHTKIHLRQKERKGAAAPPSSGGGAGAGSLAACASRTRTP